The uncultured Campylobacter sp. genome segment AAAATACGTCGTCAAAAGAGGCGGCGTAATAAATGCCGCTCATAATCCGCCGTCTTTTAAATTTACGCTAGCTGCGCTGCAAAAGCGCGCATTATAGCCAAAATTGCTTAAGCCTATCTGTCATTATTTTGGCTTATAGATTTTAAAATTTAACGAAGCGGGCGGAAACGGTGCGGTAAAATTCGAGCGGAATTTTATGGTGGCGCCGCGGAATTTTACAGGGAAAAATTTGAGCGGAGCTTTGCGAAATTCTGCGCCGAAAAAGCAAGAAATAAAAAGGGCTTTGCGAGCAGGTTTTGAGCTTGCCCGCAAAGCTTAAAAATTTAATTGTGCGGTAGCGGGATAGGCTTTCCGTTTAAGATCATAGAGTTGCTTGCCTTATCGAAGCTAAACTCCATCTTAACTCCATCTCCATCAGGCTTAAGAAACTGCGAGCCGTAAACTTCCGCCATCGGCGCAAAATCGCGCAGGCTGTCATAAGGCGATAGGAAGTCCGTGATGGTCGTATTTATCGTAGCTTTGCCGTCCAAGCTCATGCGCTTAAAAAGCTGCGTCTCGTCGATGTAGCCGCCTACTAGCGCGCTTGCGTTAAAAGCAAATTTCTTACCGAGGCTATTTTCAAACGAAAAATCATTCACGTTGATTTTCATATCATCTTTTAGCAGCTTCATAAAAAGCTCTTTATTTTCCGCTAATTTTTCGCCTTCTTGCGGATTTGAGATAATAGACAGATATTTTTCGAAAAGTGCGGCGCTAAAGCTGGTATCGACGCCTAAATGGATGTTTCGCACTAGCACATCGGCGATTTTTAGGCTTTGGGCTTTATCACTTTCGTTGAAATTTAAAATTCCATCTTTTACGCGGTAGCTACCTTCCGTGCTCATATCCGCAACTACGACGAAGCGCTGTTTATCTACAGTTACGACGAGCTCTTTTGTGCTGCCTGCAAAATCTATGTCATTCAAAAAGAGCTTGGTTATATTATCGTCTAGATCTTGGATACCATTTTTAAAGTTTGCCTCATAGATAAGATCCTTTATATCAAGACCCGAATCCTTGCCGTCGTCTATAAAAATTTCACCGATTTTAAAGCCCAAGGCTTTTATCGTTTTTCCGCTCATATCGCTCGTGCCGTTTAGGCTAAGGCCTGCAAGACGTCCTATTCCGCCATCTTCGAGCACATTTATATCGGCTAGCTTTGCGCTAAATTTAACCTCTGTAGGTCCGTAGTTTAGATGCGTGCTAAGCGGCGCGTCAGTCTTAAACAGCTTCTTGCAAGGCTCCGCGTAATATGGAGTCTTAATCGTTAAAATTCCGTCGCTCTCAAATCCATCCGCAGCGTTTTTTACGCTATGCTTGATAGTGTAGTCGTAGCGAAAAGCAAAATCCTCCGGGAAAATTTTAGCAGGATCTGGCTCGTCCGTATCGTTGCTATCTTGCGCGCCTGCTTTTTCCTTTAGCTTGCTAAAGCCTTCAGCAAGGCTTTTTTGTAGTTTCTCTTTTTTTACTACGCCTTCGATAAAGCCGCTTGAGTTGCTATCTCCCGGATAAAATTTAGCGCTCTTAGTCTCGAAAATTTCGTTTCTAGCGATAAATTCCGCAATCTGCTGCTCAATCGCGGCGCTGGCACTCTTGCCGACCGCACCGTCAACCGTTTTGGTTATGCTATCGTTTACACTTTTAGCTACTCCCGTTTTAGCGTCCTTCGTCGCCACAAAAACGCCCACTATAAGCGCTACGATGAGCACTAAAGCCGCGATGATCTTTTTCATCATCTCTCCTTTAAATTTAAAATTTATTTGGGTCGTATTTTGCCGTAAATTTCTAAAATTTTCAAATTCTAGCTTAGTGTGCTTTAACCTAAAAGAAGTTATAATCGCGACATTAATATCAAAATTTAGGAAAACTTATGGCAAAACAAACGAAATATATTTTCGTCACCGGCGGAGTGCTGAGCTCGCTGGGTAAGGGCATTGCGGCGGCGTCGATCGCGACGCTTTTAAAGCACGCGGGGCTTAAAGTGCGCATATTAAAGGCGGATCCCTATATCAACGTCGATCCCGGCACCATGAGCCCGCTGGAGCACGGAGAGGTTTTCGTCACCGACGACGGCGCGGAGACCGATCTGGATTTGGGACATTATGAGCGGTTCTTGGATGAAAATTTAAGCCAAGATAACAACTTCACCACGGGCAAAGTTTACAGCTCCGTCATCGAAAAGGAGCGCAGGGGCGATTATCTAGGTAAGACGATCCAGGTGATCCCTCACATCGTAGGCGAGATCGTACGCCGCATAAAAAAGGCAGGCGAGGGCAACGACGTGCTGATCGTCGAGATCGGAGGCACCGTGGGCGACATTGAGGGACTGCCCTTTTTAGAGGCGATCCGCGCGATGAGAGTGGAGCTTGGTAGGGTAAATACGATGAATATCCACCTAACGCTCGTGCCTTTTATAAAAGTCGCGGGCGAGCTCAAAACCAAGCCCACGCAGCATAGCGTAGGCGAGCTGCGCCGCATCGGTATCAGCCCCGATATGATAATCTGCCGCTCCGAAATGCCGCTAAATCGCGCGCTAAAAGATAAGATCGCGCTAAGCTGCGGCGTGGATAAAAACTGCGTCATCGAAAGCCCGGATAGCGCGAGCATCTATCAGATCCCGCTTGCATTTTTGAAACAGGATATTTTAACGCCGATCGCAGAGACCCTAAGCCTAAACAAGCTCGAAGTCGATATGAGCAACTGGGACAGCCTAGTTAAGCGCGTCATCGTGCCTACGAACGAAACCACGATCGCCTTCGTCGGCAAATATATCGATCTGAAAGAAAGCTACAAATCCCTCACCGAGGGGATCATCCACGCGGGCGCGACGCTTGATACGCGGATAAGCTTAAAGTGGGTAGATAGCGAAAAAATTGAAGCTGCAAATGTAGATGAAATTTTCCGAGACGTAAACGGAATTTTAGTCGCGGGCGGCTTCGGCTCGCGCGGGATAGAGGGTAAAATTTTAGCCATAAACTACGCGCGGGTGCATAAGGTGCCGTTTTTGGGCATCTGCCTCGGGATGCAGCTTGCGATGGTGGAGTTTGCGCGCAATGTCTTAAAGCTGAAAAGCGCTAACTCCTCGGAATTTGACCCGCAGACCGAAGATCCGGTGATCTACCTCATCGACAGCTTCATCGACGCGAGCGGCAAAAAACAGATCCGCACGCACAAATCCCCTATGGGCGGCACTATGCGGCTGGGCGGCTATGACTGCGACGTCAAAAAAGGCTCGCTTTTGGGTAAAATTTACGGCGAGCAAAAAACCATTCGCGAGCGCCACCGCCACCGATACGAAGCCAATCCGAAGTACCGCGCCGATTTTGAAAAGCACGGGCTTATCGTCTGCGGCGAGAGCGACGGGCTTATCGAAGCGGTCGAGCTAAAAAACCATCCGTTTTTTCTGGGCGTGCAGTTTCACCCGGAATTTACCAGTCGTCTAGTGCGCCCAAATCCTGCTATTTTGGGCTTTATCGAAGCATCTATAAAAAATGCTAGGTAAAAATGAGATAAGGGAAATTCTAAAATCGAGATTTGCGAACGATCGGCATACTAAAATTTCTGAAATTCCCTTACCTTGCGAGCTGAAGGATACCTATAAGGCGGCTTTGCGCATAAAAACTGCCATCGAAGAAAACCAGCGCATAGCCGTAGTCGGCGATTACGACGTCGACGGTATCGTAAGCACCGTCATAATGAGCGATTTTTTCAATCAAATAGGCGCGGAGTACGTCATTAAGATCCCGAACCGCTTCACCGACGGATACGGGCTAAACAGCGAGATTATAGAAGAGCTGGAGGATGTGGATCTCATCATCACCGTAGATAACGGCACCTCCGCGACGGAAGCCGCCGAAATTTGCGCCCAAAAGGGGATCGATCTCATCATCACCGATCATCACATGCCCCCGCCCGTGCTGCCGAGAGCTTACGCGATAATCAATCCGAAGCAGCCTGATTGCACCTTCCCAAATATCGAAATTTGCGGCGCACAGGTAGCGTGGTATCTCGTGGGCGCGCTAAAAGAAACCCTCGGCGTGAACTACGATATGGCAAGCTCGATGGATATCCTCATCATCGCCATAATCGCCGATATGATGGAGCTGCGCGATATGAACCGCGCGCTTTTGCGCTTCGGCATCAAGCGGCTAAATAGCTCGAACCGCGCTTGCTTCAAGGCGATTAAGGAGCACTATTTTAAAAAGCACTTCGAATTCGACGATATCAGCTATACGATCGCGCCGCTTATCAACTGCACGGGGCGAATGGACGATGCGACGATGTCGTATAACTTCTTATGCGCCAAAAATATCAGAGAGGCAAACCACTACCTAGAGACGATAAATTCCATCAACAACTCGCGCAAAGAGGAGGAGAAAAGCCTCTACGACGAGATCGTAAAAAGCGTCGATCCAAGCGACAACGTTATCGTCGTGTGGGGCCCGCAGTGGCACGAAGGCATCATCGGTATCGTCGCAAGCCGCCTAAGCAAGACCTACAAAAAGCCCGCTATCGTCTTTAGCGTAAGCGACTCGCGCGCCAAAGGAAGCGCGCGCAGCATCGGTAAATTCGATATTTTAGAACTGATCTCCTCGCAAAGCGAAATTTTAACGACCTTCGGCGGACACAAGGGCGCTGCGGGCGTGGGGATCGATCCTGCGCTGCTTCAGGAGTTTAAGCGGCGCGTAAATGAGCGCATAACGCCTAAGGATCTGAGCGATTTTAGCGCGCAAGACGATCTGCTGGGCGAGCTGGACGCGTCGCAGATAGATTTCGAGCTGCTTGAAATTTTAGAATTTTACGAGCCGTACGGGCAGAAAAATCCGCGCCCGCTCTTTTGCATCAAAGGCGCCCGCGCCCGCAATATCAGGGAGATCGGCAAGGAGGGCAAGCATATCAAAATGGCGCTTGATAAAAACGGCGGCAGCGTCGAGGCGCTGTTTTTCAACTACGACTTTTTGCCGCGCGCAGGCGAGCGGGTGGACGTGATCTTTACGATTAGCAAAAACAACTTCCGCGGCACGATCACGCCAGAGCTCATCATCAAGGAGCTAACCCCGAGCGAAAGCTAAATTTTAAAATTTAGG includes the following:
- a CDS encoding DUF945 family protein, with product MKKIIAALVLIVALIVGVFVATKDAKTGVAKSVNDSITKTVDGAVGKSASAAIEQQIAEFIARNEIFETKSAKFYPGDSNSSGFIEGVVKKEKLQKSLAEGFSKLKEKAGAQDSNDTDEPDPAKIFPEDFAFRYDYTIKHSVKNAADGFESDGILTIKTPYYAEPCKKLFKTDAPLSTHLNYGPTEVKFSAKLADINVLEDGGIGRLAGLSLNGTSDMSGKTIKALGFKIGEIFIDDGKDSGLDIKDLIYEANFKNGIQDLDDNITKLFLNDIDFAGSTKELVVTVDKQRFVVVADMSTEGSYRVKDGILNFNESDKAQSLKIADVLVRNIHLGVDTSFSAALFEKYLSIISNPQEGEKLAENKELFMKLLKDDMKINVNDFSFENSLGKKFAFNASALVGGYIDETQLFKRMSLDGKATINTTITDFLSPYDSLRDFAPMAEVYGSQFLKPDGDGVKMEFSFDKASNSMILNGKPIPLPHN
- a CDS encoding CTP synthase: MAKQTKYIFVTGGVLSSLGKGIAAASIATLLKHAGLKVRILKADPYINVDPGTMSPLEHGEVFVTDDGAETDLDLGHYERFLDENLSQDNNFTTGKVYSSVIEKERRGDYLGKTIQVIPHIVGEIVRRIKKAGEGNDVLIVEIGGTVGDIEGLPFLEAIRAMRVELGRVNTMNIHLTLVPFIKVAGELKTKPTQHSVGELRRIGISPDMIICRSEMPLNRALKDKIALSCGVDKNCVIESPDSASIYQIPLAFLKQDILTPIAETLSLNKLEVDMSNWDSLVKRVIVPTNETTIAFVGKYIDLKESYKSLTEGIIHAGATLDTRISLKWVDSEKIEAANVDEIFRDVNGILVAGGFGSRGIEGKILAINYARVHKVPFLGICLGMQLAMVEFARNVLKLKSANSSEFDPQTEDPVIYLIDSFIDASGKKQIRTHKSPMGGTMRLGGYDCDVKKGSLLGKIYGEQKTIRERHRHRYEANPKYRADFEKHGLIVCGESDGLIEAVELKNHPFFLGVQFHPEFTSRLVRPNPAILGFIEASIKNAR
- the recJ gene encoding single-stranded-DNA-specific exonuclease RecJ, with product MLGKNEIREILKSRFANDRHTKISEIPLPCELKDTYKAALRIKTAIEENQRIAVVGDYDVDGIVSTVIMSDFFNQIGAEYVIKIPNRFTDGYGLNSEIIEELEDVDLIITVDNGTSATEAAEICAQKGIDLIITDHHMPPPVLPRAYAIINPKQPDCTFPNIEICGAQVAWYLVGALKETLGVNYDMASSMDILIIAIIADMMELRDMNRALLRFGIKRLNSSNRACFKAIKEHYFKKHFEFDDISYTIAPLINCTGRMDDATMSYNFLCAKNIREANHYLETINSINNSRKEEEKSLYDEIVKSVDPSDNVIVVWGPQWHEGIIGIVASRLSKTYKKPAIVFSVSDSRAKGSARSIGKFDILELISSQSEILTTFGGHKGAAGVGIDPALLQEFKRRVNERITPKDLSDFSAQDDLLGELDASQIDFELLEILEFYEPYGQKNPRPLFCIKGARARNIREIGKEGKHIKMALDKNGGSVEALFFNYDFLPRAGERVDVIFTISKNNFRGTITPELIIKELTPSES